Sequence from the Penaeus vannamei isolate JL-2024 chromosome 25, ASM4276789v1, whole genome shotgun sequence genome:
TTAGATAGAGATGACCTGCATATCAATGAAAAGTGAGCTATGCACTTAAGGCTTGGCGACTTAATGGCTGACAGGATCAATTTGTGGGTGTTTCTAGGTTGGTTTATATTTGCCATCCCTCGGCCTCTGTCGGGTTGTTGTCCATTTCAAGGTGGTTTGCTTAATACGGTTTCTTTGAGTGTAAGTAAGACAGGGTGGATGTttcttttctatgtgtgtgtttaatgcgTATTTTTGATAAGTAAATTATACTCTTTAGTTAAGACGTAGCCAGTATTTTTCTTTGCACTTTAAGACACAgtgttcaaagaaaaaaatatttttgcatTTCGACAATGCCTAACATATACAACGTGCAAATGTGTTCTTACATGATGCATGCTAATTTATCTTCCGCGGTTCCTCAGGCAGCACTCACGTTATTTGGCCCGTACCTTCGAGAACCCAAACTTCCTGTGTATTTTCAAGATCGGTGGCGTTTGCCTTCTGAACATGATTACGagcatctatatcatcattattattattattattattttctattgattttacTATTTTACTCCATGCACCATAATACTGAATATTCTTTCAACTGGGGAAGACTTGACTACAACCTATTTTAGAAATCATTCGAAAATTTGTCGTTTTCTTATACATGTTGTCCTTATTTATCTGTAAGACAGGCCCTTCGGCAATATTTATACATTCTATTTTTTAAAAGACGAGACTGGGACACCGATTAGAAATAAGATCGCATCCTCTGTACCATGagagaaaatcgaagaaaatTCTACCTTCTTGTATTCCTGTCTataatacagaagaaaaaaacgattaaatgagagaaaatcgaaaaaagaaatcTACTTTCTTGTATTCCCGtctgaaacacacaaaaaagaaaataaatgagtgaAAATCGAAGAAAGGAAACTCTTTTTGTATCCCCAGGTCTGAATTATAGAAAATCAATTAAAAGAGAAAATCCCCAAAAAAAATTACCCTCTTGTATTTCCAAgtctaaaatacaaaaaaaaacaaaaaaaaaaatgaatgagagaaaatcgaagaaagtAAATCTACCTTTTTGTATCTCCGtctaaaatacagaaaaaaaacacaattagatTCGCCGTTCAGAATACATCATCATCCCCTAACAACGTCCATCCCCAAGTACATACGATTCATACCTGGGTCTCCTCCCCATCATTCAAGCCACATATTCCATCCCCTTACCCAGCCCGACGACTTACATGAACTTAAATCATCTAATTGATATTCAGGGATGATAACCATAATCGTTTCGACCTTGAATGGcccaggaaaggagagagaattcctcttcgtccttccagATGTTCCAGAGTTCTTtagagacgaggaaaagaaggaaaaagcggGGAAGAAAACGAAACAGTGCTGAGTAATGGAACCCTTCGATAAACATCTTGGagacgatgaaaaaaaaacaaaaaaacgtcgaTAATAAATGGGTGTGCTTCCTCTTGACACCTGCAAGAACCGGTTTCTTTTGCTTCCCGCGGTCTAATCTTCTTGTCCATAGTTGtattatatttctgttttctcttcttctttttttctctttctttctttctttttttgtggagggGGTAACCCTTCTTGAGTTCAGTTAAGCGTGTTTGTCTAAGTAATGTGATGTCGTTTTCAGCAAGGTGggtggcgtgtgtgtttgtgtgtgtgtgtttgtgtgtgtgtgtgtgtttgtatttgtgtgtgtgtgtgtgtgtttgtgtttgtgtttgtgtttgtgtgtgtgtgtgtgtgtgtgtgtgtgtgtgtgtgtgtgtgtgtgtgtgtgtgtgtgtgtgtgtgtgtgtgtgtttgtatctttgtgtgtgtgtttgtgtgtgtgtgtgtgtgtgtgtgtgtgtgtatgtgcgtgtgtgtgtgtgtgtgtttgcgtaagcgcgtgcgtgtatgtgtgagtaagcGTACTGGTGTGTGAATTTGTCtaagcgggtgtgtgtgtgtgattgtgcgcgcgcgtatatatgtgtgtgtaagtacgcgCATCCGCGATACACATACGTACAATATATTCTCAAATGAAATATACCTGTACCTCTCCCACTACAGGAGGAAAACCTGTTTTTATTCAATCTCCTGGCCTTCCAGTATCATTTTAACACTGGTTGACGGGGCAATAAGGTTGCCAAACATGTTTTATCGCCGAAAAAATCTGTTCAAtactcctcccatctcttctctcgtttttctatctttacttctattctctctctctctctctctctctctctctctctctctctctctctctctctctctctctctctctctctctctctctctctctcaccctctttcctttctttccccctttcgtctctcctctttccaatCAAGTGGTGAAAATGAGGAATATAAAATACATGAAACTTTGTTTACATTCTTTATTTATGCTCATGATGAGGTGTAGTATTTTTCGGAATGATTTAAGGGAAACATATCATATTTACAcagtaataaaggaagaaaaagaagagatttaCAGCGTCTAATGAAATGTGCATGTGCTATACATCAGTTCGTCGTGGTGAAAGAATTATTACTTATGACAAATACGGCAAAAGGAGATGTTTATGAGGCTTCGAAGCGATCTTTCTGTTGTCATTAGCCACTTCGCCCTCTTCTTCATATATCGGTTGTTGTTctgatattatcataaataatactACTTCAATCTATTGTATTTTTCCTTGTCTCGTGTCCTCGATGTGGTCCTCCCACTCCGTgtgcttcttcctcccccttttccttttcgaaAATTTTGATTCTCCTTCACAGCCCCTTtggctacttctcctcctcttgactCCGTGTCTTCTGCTTCTCCCCCTACGTCTCCGTCTGCGTCTGCCTCCCGCCTATCCGTGGTGGACAAACATCCCTCTCGAGTGGGGCATCTGGACGAAGGACCCGCTCACTTTGGCGTCGGCGAGGGAGCCAGTGTCCCCCGTCGGGGCCCTCTCGCCGTCGGGGGTATCGAAGCCGAAGAAGTCGCTGCCCTGAATCCTGAGCATGAACttgaaggcggagggaaggatcTTCTCGGCGCGGTCCAGCCTCTTCAGCTCCTTCTCGGTCACGGTCCGGCCCTCGGCCTTGGCCACGGCGAACAGGATCCTGCGGGTCACGGGCATGAACGCCA
This genomic interval carries:
- the LOC113819633 gene encoding uncharacterized protein; translated protein: MYLRILLACATCACAVSAQRYEALGVLRPARAKSLGEHENVVAATIDILPEVAKTMTDLTSKMTRSQADPFDSQNIFEVLMAFMPVTRRILFAVAKAEGRTVTEKELKRLDRAEKILPSAFKFMLRIQGSDFFGFDTPDGERAPTGDTGSLADAKVSGSFVQMPHSRGMFVHHG